From one Lycorma delicatula isolate Av1 chromosome 2, ASM4794821v1, whole genome shotgun sequence genomic stretch:
- the Polr1H gene encoding RNA polymerase I subunit RpI12 isoform X2, with protein MGENIFCNEPGFCQHCGSILPLLPERGGVKCLLCKAEFGPEVFQQPDRKYIIYFNSKPTGTKKLNMNGTAESEGPVVERRCPKCDNDRMSYATLQLRSADEGQTVFYTCTKCQLKG; from the exons atgggtgaaaatatattttgtaatgagCCAGGATTTTGTCAACACTGTGGCTCAATTTTACCTCTGTTGCCAGAAAGAGGTGGTGTAAAGTGCTTGCTTTGTAAAGCAGAATTTGGACCAGAAG tttttcagcaACCAGATAGAAAGtacataatctattttaataGTAAACCAACTGGTACTAAAAAGTTGAATATGAATGGTACAGCTGAAAGTGAAGGACCAGTAGTTGAACGTCGTTGTCCTAAATGTGATAATGATAGAATGTCTTATGCAACATTACAGCTGAGATCAGCTGATGAAGGACAAACTGTTTTTTACACCTGTACAAAATGCCA gttaaaaggatga
- the Polr1H gene encoding RNA polymerase I subunit RpI12 isoform X1 gives MGENIFCNEPGFCQHCGSILPLLPERGGVKCLLCKAEFGPEVFQQPDRKYIIYFNSKPTGTKKLNMNGTAESEGPVVERRCPKCDNDRMSYATLQLRSADEGQTVFYTCTKCHYKESENS, from the exons atgggtgaaaatatattttgtaatgagCCAGGATTTTGTCAACACTGTGGCTCAATTTTACCTCTGTTGCCAGAAAGAGGTGGTGTAAAGTGCTTGCTTTGTAAAGCAGAATTTGGACCAGAAG tttttcagcaACCAGATAGAAAGtacataatctattttaataGTAAACCAACTGGTACTAAAAAGTTGAATATGAATGGTACAGCTGAAAGTGAAGGACCAGTAGTTGAACGTCGTTGTCCTAAATGTGATAATGATAGAATGTCTTATGCAACATTACAGCTGAGATCAGCTGATGAAGGACAAACTGTTTTTTACACCTGTACAAAATGCCA ttacaaagaaagtgaaaattcTTAA